DNA from Bradyrhizobium japonicum USDA 6:
TGCGCGAATTCCTCGATCGCGAGCCCGGCATCGGCGTCGATTTGCGCTATGTCAGCAACCAGCATTCGCTGGTCGCGCTGGCGCAGGGCGCCTGCGATCTCTCGGGCCTGCATCTGCCGCACGGCGCGTTGCGCGCCCAAGGCATCAAGGCGGCGCGCGAATGGCTCGATCCACGCGAGGATCGCATCATCAGTTTCGTCACGCGCGAGATGGGACTGATGGTCGCGCGCGGCAATCCGCTGCGCATCGCCTCGCTTCAGGATCTCACCGGTCCAAAAGTCCGCTTCGTCAACCGCGACCATGATTCCGGCACGCGGCTGTTGTTCGACCAGCTGCTTGCCGCGAACGGCATCGACGAGAGCAGGATCAACGGCGCGCAGCAGATCGAGTTCACCCACGCCGCCGTCGCGGCCTATGTCGCGAGCGGCATGGCGGATGCGAGTTTTGGTGTCGAGGCCGCCGCCCGCCACTTCGGCCTCGATTTCATCCGCATCCTCACCGAGGATTATTTCTTCGTCTGCAAGCGTGCCTTCCTCGATACCGGGCCGATGCAGCGCATCCTGGAGATCATGCGCAGCGCCGATTTCCGCGCCGCCGTCGCCACCCTGCCCGGCTACGTGCCGTCGGATACCGGCAACGTGACCGGCGTGAAGGCGTTTCTGGAGATGCACGCCGTGCGGTGATGCCGCATGCCGCATGCAGGCCATGTGCGCGGCAGATCCGGCCCGGAACCGTCTGGACGAGGCCCGGCATCCGTTATATCTATCTGGATATAGCGGATGCCGTCGAAAGACCCCGCGCAACAGGGTTTTGTGGATGTTTCAACGCCGCCGATCTGCCGTCGCGCTCCGTCACGTGGCCTTCGAGGATCTCGGCCTGCTGGCGCCGATCATGGAACGCGAGGGCTGGAACGTGTCGTTCTGCGAGGCGCCGGTCGACGATCTCAGCCATTCCTCGATTGGGGATGCCGACCTGCTGATCGTGCTCGGCGGCCCGATCGGCGTCTACGAGACCGAGAGGTATCCGTTCCTCACCAGGGAAATCGATCTGCTGGAGCGCCGCCTTGCGCAAGGCCTGCCGACGCTCGGCATCTGCCTTGGTGCGCAGCTGATGGCAAAGGCGCTCGGCGCGCGCATCTATGCCGGCGGCGTGAAGGAGATCGGCTGGGGATCGGTCACACTGACGGATGCCGGCCAAGCCTCCAGCCTGAAACCGCTCGCCGAGAGCGCACCGGTTCTGCACTGGCACGGCGACACGTTCGATCTCCCTGACAACGCCGCGCGGCTCGCCTCGAACGAAAACTACGAGAACCAGGCGTTCGCGTTCGGCAACAATGCGCTGGCGTTGCAATTTCACCTCGAAGCCGATCCGCGGCAGCTCGAGGAATGGTATGTCGGCCACGCCGTCGAGCTCGCGTCTGCCAAGATTTCGGTGCAGGAGCTTCGCGCCAGGACGGCCGAGGTCTCGAAGACCGTCGCACGCGCCGCCGACCGCGTGTTCACGACATGGCTCGGCCAGCTCGGCCAGGGAAACGCCGCAGGCAAAACCGCACAAGCAAGGTGAATAACAATGGCGGAATATCCTCTCATCGAACTCTACATCGACGGACAATGGAAGCGCGCCAGCGGCCAACCGATCATCAATCCCGCCGACGAGAGCGTGCTGGGCACCGTCCCCACCGCCACGAAGGCCGATCTCGACGACGCGCTCGCAGCCGCCGAAAAAGGTTTTGCGATCTGGCGCAGCACCGCGCCCGCCAAGCGCGCGCAGATCATCCTGAAGGCGGCCGCCCTCATCCGCGAACGCGTGGACGTGATGGCGGCCGCGATGACGCTCGAACAGGGCAAACCGATCGAACAGGCCAAACTCGAAATCCTGCGCGGCTGCGACATCATCGAATGGGACGCTACCGAAGGCCTGCGGCTCTATGGCCGCGTGATCCCGAGCGAGCCGGGCATGCGCCACACCGTGCTGCGCCAGCCGATCGGCCCGGTCGCGGCGTTCTCGCCGTGGAATTTCCCGATGAGCTCGCCGGCCCGAAAAGTGGCAGGCGCCCTCTCCGCCGGCTGCTCGATCATCCTCAAGGCCTCCGAAGAAACGCCAGCGGGCGCGTTCCAGCTGGTCCGCGCCTTCCATGACGTGGGTCTTCCGGCCGGCGTGCTCAATCTCGTGTTCGGCAATCCCGCCGAGATCTCGGAATACCTCATCCCGCAATCGCGTATCCGGCTGGTCACCTTCACCGGCTCCATTCCCGTCGGAAAGCATCTCGCCGAGATGGCCGGCCGCTACATGAAGCCGGCGATCATGGAGCTTGGCGGCCACGCGCCCGTGATCGTCTGCGACGACGTCGATCCCGTCGCAACCGGCGCCGCCTCCGCCATCGGCAAGTCGCGCAATGCCGGTCAGGTCTGCGTCGCTCCGACGCGGTTCTTCGTGCAGGAGAGTATCTACGAGCAGTTCGCGCAATCCTTCGCCGAGCGCGCCAGCCAGCTCAAGGTCGGCAACGGCCTCGATCCCTCGACGCAGCTAGGGCCGCTCGCCAACTCACGCCGCATCGACGCGATGGAAACGCTGGTCGCGGACGCCAAGGCCAAGGGCGCGCGCGTGCTCGCCGGCGGGCAGCGCATCGGCAATCGCGGCTATTTCTTTCCGCTCACGGTGCTTGCCGACCTGCCCGATGATGCCCGCGCCATGAACGAGGAGCCGTTCGGCCCGCTCGCGCTGGTCAATCCGGTCAAGACGCTGGACGAGGCGATCGAGAAGGCCAACGCCCTTCCCTTCGGCCTTGCCGCCTACGCCTTCACGAAGTCGGCGAGCAATGCCGAGCGCCTCGCGGAGAGCGTCGAGGTCGGCAACCTCTCGATCAACCATTTCGTCGCCTCCGTCGCGGAGACGCCGTTCGGCGGGGTGAAGGACAGCGGTTACGGGCGTGAAGGCGGCACCGAGGGCTTGCAGTGCTACACCGTCGTCAAGAACGTGTCGCACAAGACGCTGTAGGATCGTTCATGCAGGACACCGCACCACGCCACCAGGACGGCAGCGCCGGCGACGCCAATTACGGCGCCATCGGCAAGGGCTACACAAATTTCCGCCGGCCGGACCCGCGCATCGCGGAACTGATCGATGCGGCGCTCAGCGAGGCCCGCACCATCCTCAATGTCGGCGCAGGCGCCGGCTCCTACGAGCCGGTCGGCCGCACCGTGACGCCGGTCGAGCCGTCGCAATCGATGCGGGCGCAGCGACCGGCGCATCTTCCCGCGGCGATCGATGCCGTCGCGGAGAAGCTGCCCTTCGAGGACGCCACGTTCGGCGCGGCCATGTCGACCTTCTCGGTGCATCAGTGGAAGAACCTGAACGCCGGCCTCTCCGAGATGCGGCGGGTGACGCGCGGCCCGATCGCGATCATGACCTGCGCCCCCGACGAGCTCGATCGCTTCTGGCTCAACGCCTATTGCCCGGAGGTGATCGCGGTCGAGGCTGTGCGCTATCCGGCAATCCGCGATATCGCGGAAGGCCTCGGCGGCACAACGGATGTCCTGCCCGTCCCGATCCCGCTCGACTGCACCGACGGTTTCAACGAGGCCTATTACGGCCGCCCCGAGATGCTGCTCGATCCGGCCGCGCGGCTCGCCTGCTCGGCCTGGAGCTTTGTCGCCGACGACGTCGTACGGCGTTTCGAAGACCGCCTCGGCAATGATCTCGTGTCGGGCCGCTGGGACGCGCGACACGGGCACTATCGGCAGCATCCGACCTTCGTCGGCTCGCTCAAGCTGATCGTCAACCACATCTGACCCGGCGCGGCACCTTATTGCCGAGCGCTCGGACTCAGCAGGCAGGCCGCAAGCTCGGTGCGGTTGTGCACGCCGAAGCGTCGGCACAGGTTCGCGACGTGCTCCTTCACGGTCTGATCGGAAATCCCCATCTCGCGGGCGATTTCCTTGTTGGTCTGGCCGCGGCAGACCCGGATGGCGACGTCCGCGGACCGCGGCGGAAGCGATGCCGAGAGCGTCGGCACCGGCGTCGCCGCCGGCTCAGGGACCCGGATTGCGGCAGGATGGACGTCGATCGCGCCCGCGTTCGTCATGTTGGTCAAAGCGAGCGAACCGGCCCGACACAGCATCTCCATGCGCTGCCGCGACCGCATCGTGTAGGGCGCGTCCGTATCGGTCGTCGCCGTAAACAGCACGCCGACGATCTTCTGTCCGCACCACAACGGGCCGCCCATGTTGTACGCAAAGCCCCATTCGTGGAGCATCTCGAAGGACGGACTGTGCCGCCATTGCTGCGGACCGATCACCGTTTCGCCGTCGACCGCGCGGCCTTGGGTCATGATGCAGTCGAGCACGGGGTCGCGCTTCCAGAAGCCGGCCCTGTAATTGTCGAGCAGGCCTTCTGCGACGTGCCGGCTGTAGACCAGTTCCGGTTCGAGCCCGTCGAGCAAATAGAGGCCGACGGTCGGCGATCCCGTCAATTCCGTGATCGCCGAGCAGCAGGCAATGCCAAGCGCGCGCACCGAGCGGCTCTCGGCGATGGACATCAGCCGATCTGCGAGCTGGCGCTCGGGCAGACCATCCAAATGCTCCTGCTCGGCTCTCACCGCCACTCCTCGCGCGAACGCGGGGTGCCCTCGGACACACGCGCGTCATTGCCGATTGTTATAGGCTTAAAATTTCTGCCTCGCCTGATCTTTGGTCAAGCGAAAAGAAGCGGCAAGAAACTGCTCTCCCGGCCCAGCTTTGCGGCAGAGCAGCATGGCCAATACCCCCCATGATGGGGGATTGCTGTTTTGGCCGCCTCATCTCTAGCATTCCGGCCATCGGGATCGCGTAACGACGTTCGCGCGGTTCCGACGGGGACATCTCGACACCAACGCGAGCCGTTCGTCGCGCGCACCAACAGTCATTGGCGCGCGTGGGCGGAGTCTTGCCCGCGACCGGCGTCTGTTCCGCCCGACCCAGATCTTCGCGTCCAGCAGCGTTGCGCGAAGAACCAACAGCCCGACGTGGAGACACCGACCATGAGCCCTTCCGTGCAACTCGCCGTAAAACCTTCCGCGACCCCGACGGTGGCCGAGTTCCATGCGCGCCTCGACGCGCTGCTACCCCTGGTCGAATCCAGGGCCGCGGAGGCCGAGGCACAGGGCTATCTGACTGACGACGTGGTGGCGGCGCTGCGCAAGGCCGGCATCTACACCATGCTGTTCCCGAAGGAGGTCGGCGGCGCCGAGCTTCTGCCTTACGACGCCATGACCGTGATCGAGCGGCTCGCTTACGCACACGCGTCCGCCGGCTGGTGCGTCATCGGCAACAACATGGAAGGCACGACGCTCGCCATCTACATCGAGGACGAAGGCATCAAGAAAGTCTTCGCGGGCGGGCCCGACATCACGATTGCCGGGAACGGCGTGCCGCGCGGCTTCGCCCGACCGGTCGATGGCGGTTACATGATCCGCGGTAACTGGGCCTATGGCAGCGGCATTCAGCACGCCGAGTGGGTCCATTCAGGCTGCTTCGTCACCGACGCATCCGGCAAGGACATGGTGTTCGGCCCGAACGGCCAGCCCAAGATCGTCGTCACCCACCATCCGCGCGCGACCATCAAGTTGATGGGCAATTGGGACGTGCTCGGCCTGCGCGCGACGGGAAGTTTCGACTACACTTTGAGCGAGGGCGACGAGTTGTTCGTGCCCACGCACATGACCTACGATTTTGACATTGGCGCGCCGCGCCGAGGTGGTGTGCAGGGTGCACTGGGGCTGGCAGGCTACAGCGCCTGGGCGCATTCCGCCTGGGCCGTCGGTGTCGGCCGCCGCATGCTCGACGAACTCGTCAAGGTGATCGTCCAGCGCCAGGATCCATTCGGCAAGTCGCGCGACAGCGCGAGCTTCA
Protein-coding regions in this window:
- a CDS encoding acyl-CoA dehydrogenase family protein, producing the protein MSPSVQLAVKPSATPTVAEFHARLDALLPLVESRAAEAEAQGYLTDDVVAALRKAGIYTMLFPKEVGGAELLPYDAMTVIERLAYAHASAGWCVIGNNMEGTTLAIYIEDEGIKKVFAGGPDITIAGNGVPRGFARPVDGGYMIRGNWAYGSGIQHAEWVHSGCFVTDASGKDMVFGPNGQPKIVVTHHPRATIKLMGNWDVLGLRATGSFDYTLSEGDELFVPTHMTYDFDIGAPRRGGVQGALGLAGYSAWAHSAWAVGVGRRMLDELVKVIVQRQDPFGKSRDSASFKFQFAQAEARFRAARALVHETWKDVSETCAGGESPSLEQMTMIKLSLRHVHDVLSDVATFAHRAARGASLHNTPMQRFYRDIHSGTQHILMADQIVEECGRALLGLPGPGAQWTVFGVTG
- a CDS encoding substrate-binding domain-containing protein, producing the protein MLQIEIEAVWRFRHEGSPRTAIVMLGVLNEIRKTGKITSAASDAHLSYRHVWNLIEQWSEFFGTPLVETQRGKGSKLTPFGERLVWAGERMQARLGPQLENLAQELASEIKPFLEQRPSVIRVHASHGFAVAKLREFLDREPGIGVDLRYVSNQHSLVALAQGACDLSGLHLPHGALRAQGIKAAREWLDPREDRIISFVTREMGLMVARGNPLRIASLQDLTGPKVRFVNRDHDSGTRLLFDQLLAANGIDESRINGAQQIEFTHAAVAAYVASGMADASFGVEAAARHFGLDFIRILTEDYFFVCKRAFLDTGPMQRILEIMRSADFRAAVATLPGYVPSDTGNVTGVKAFLEMHAVR
- a CDS encoding NAD-dependent succinate-semialdehyde dehydrogenase codes for the protein MAEYPLIELYIDGQWKRASGQPIINPADESVLGTVPTATKADLDDALAAAEKGFAIWRSTAPAKRAQIILKAAALIRERVDVMAAAMTLEQGKPIEQAKLEILRGCDIIEWDATEGLRLYGRVIPSEPGMRHTVLRQPIGPVAAFSPWNFPMSSPARKVAGALSAGCSIILKASEETPAGAFQLVRAFHDVGLPAGVLNLVFGNPAEISEYLIPQSRIRLVTFTGSIPVGKHLAEMAGRYMKPAIMELGGHAPVIVCDDVDPVATGAASAIGKSRNAGQVCVAPTRFFVQESIYEQFAQSFAERASQLKVGNGLDPSTQLGPLANSRRIDAMETLVADAKAKGARVLAGGQRIGNRGYFFPLTVLADLPDDARAMNEEPFGPLALVNPVKTLDEAIEKANALPFGLAAYAFTKSASNAERLAESVEVGNLSINHFVASVAETPFGGVKDSGYGREGGTEGLQCYTVVKNVSHKTL
- a CDS encoding class I SAM-dependent methyltransferase translates to MQDTAPRHQDGSAGDANYGAIGKGYTNFRRPDPRIAELIDAALSEARTILNVGAGAGSYEPVGRTVTPVEPSQSMRAQRPAHLPAAIDAVAEKLPFEDATFGAAMSTFSVHQWKNLNAGLSEMRRVTRGPIAIMTCAPDELDRFWLNAYCPEVIAVEAVRYPAIRDIAEGLGGTTDVLPVPIPLDCTDGFNEAYYGRPEMLLDPAARLACSAWSFVADDVVRRFEDRLGNDLVSGRWDARHGHYRQHPTFVGSLKLIVNHI
- a CDS encoding response regulator transcription factor — protein: MRAEQEHLDGLPERQLADRLMSIAESRSVRALGIACCSAITELTGSPTVGLYLLDGLEPELVYSRHVAEGLLDNYRAGFWKRDPVLDCIMTQGRAVDGETVIGPQQWRHSPSFEMLHEWGFAYNMGGPLWCGQKIVGVLFTATTDTDAPYTMRSRQRMEMLCRAGSLALTNMTNAGAIDVHPAAIRVPEPAATPVPTLSASLPPRSADVAIRVCRGQTNKEIAREMGISDQTVKEHVANLCRRFGVHNRTELAACLLSPSARQ
- a CDS encoding glutamine amidotransferase; translation: MFQRRRSAVALRHVAFEDLGLLAPIMEREGWNVSFCEAPVDDLSHSSIGDADLLIVLGGPIGVYETERYPFLTREIDLLERRLAQGLPTLGICLGAQLMAKALGARIYAGGVKEIGWGSVTLTDAGQASSLKPLAESAPVLHWHGDTFDLPDNAARLASNENYENQAFAFGNNALALQFHLEADPRQLEEWYVGHAVELASAKISVQELRARTAEVSKTVARAADRVFTTWLGQLGQGNAAGKTAQAR